From a single Bacillus sp. NEB1478 genomic region:
- a CDS encoding CvpA family protein: MLDFILFIILLFGFLIGLKRGFIMQLVHLIGFVAAYIVAYLYYDDLAPKLELWIPYPSSNNGSVSFLLNSISLEQAYYNAIAFAILFFATKIILQILGSMLDFLAHLPLLHTVNRWLGGLLGFIEIYLIVFILLYVATLVPIGNFQTYYENSWIAQGMVKNTPVFSEAVKEMWMKHMA; the protein is encoded by the coding sequence ATGCTTGATTTTATTTTATTCATTATTTTATTATTTGGGTTTTTAATTGGATTAAAGCGTGGTTTTATTATGCAGCTTGTACATTTAATCGGGTTTGTTGCTGCATATATTGTTGCTTATCTTTATTATGACGATCTTGCACCAAAACTGGAGCTTTGGATTCCATATCCGTCATCAAATAATGGTTCTGTGTCCTTTTTATTAAACAGTATCTCACTTGAACAAGCTTATTATAATGCGATAGCATTTGCTATTTTGTTTTTCGCAACAAAAATTATCCTGCAGATTCTTGGATCAATGCTGGATTTCTTAGCACATCTTCCATTGCTTCATACTGTTAATCGGTGGCTTGGCGGTTTATTAGGATTTATTGAAATCTACCTCATTGTTTTTATTTTGCTTTATGTTGCAACACTAGTGCCGATCGGAAATTTCCAAACTTATTATGAAAATTCATGGATTGCACAGGGAATGGTTAAAAACACACCGGTATTTTCAGAGGCTGTAAAGGAAATGTGGATGAAACATATGGCGTAA
- the zapA gene encoding cell division protein ZapA, translated as MAEDKNKNRTTVEIYGQRYVIAGTETSSHIHLVADKVDLKMREIQAHNRFLDTKQLAVLTAVNTMSEYLKIKEELKKLQQKIGKEES; from the coding sequence GTGGCGGAAGACAAAAATAAAAACCGTACAACGGTCGAGATCTATGGACAGCGGTATGTAATAGCAGGGACCGAAACTTCCAGCCATATTCATTTAGTAGCTGATAAGGTAGATTTGAAAATGAGAGAGATTCAAGCTCATAATCGGTTTCTTGATACAAAACAGCTTGCTGTTCTTACAGCAGTAAATACAATGAGTGAATATTTAAAGATTAAAGAAGAGCTAAAAAAATTGCAACAAAAGATTGGAAAAGAGGAAAGTTAA
- a CDS encoding cytochrome ubiquinol oxidase subunit I has translation MDTVILARSFFGTSLGFHIIFATLGVGIPLMIVIAEIIHQIKGDKDYAIMAKRWTKAFAVLLGVAIPSGTIVGVQLSLLWPGFMEIVGKVISLPFQIEIFAFFLEALFMSIYVYAADRLPPYFRLISVFFVAFGAVASAILITAVNTWMNTPDGFKIKPDGTIYDVQPWDAFFNPSFVSSAFHVAITAYMTGAFAVASVAAFKLLKKRSDKEKAYHLKSLFMSLIVAFTMSFISVVSGHHSAQILHEHSPEKLAAAEGLFDTQRYAPLAIGGFTDPKTEEVKYGIEIPWALSWLAGGRFDTEVKGLYEFPRETWPPYYVHTLFNLMVGIGTLLLGLAGIVLLYWWFLIKKKNKAFPKWMLWSLVLSGPLSMLGIEFGWVFSCSGRQPWTIYRVQTTAEAATKNENLGMLFLLFLLLYAVLSVLTILILTAYFKRNPVSKDMDKVYG, from the coding sequence ATGGATACGGTTATACTAGCTAGATCTTTTTTCGGTACATCACTAGGTTTTCATATCATTTTTGCAACTCTGGGTGTTGGAATTCCTTTAATGATCGTAATTGCTGAAATTATTCATCAAATAAAAGGGGATAAAGATTATGCCATCATGGCAAAGAGGTGGACGAAAGCTTTTGCCGTTTTGTTAGGTGTGGCTATACCATCAGGAACCATTGTTGGAGTGCAGTTATCTCTTCTTTGGCCAGGATTTATGGAGATTGTAGGGAAAGTTATATCGCTGCCATTTCAGATTGAAATCTTTGCATTCTTTCTTGAAGCTCTTTTTATGTCCATTTATGTATATGCTGCAGACAGACTCCCACCTTATTTCAGGCTTATTTCTGTATTTTTCGTTGCATTCGGTGCCGTTGCATCTGCGATTTTAATAACAGCAGTTAACACGTGGATGAACACACCCGATGGTTTCAAAATTAAGCCTGACGGGACGATCTATGATGTTCAGCCATGGGATGCATTCTTTAATCCTAGTTTTGTATCATCAGCGTTCCATGTCGCCATTACTGCTTATATGACAGGTGCATTTGCCGTTGCTTCAGTGGCGGCTTTTAAACTATTAAAAAAGCGTTCTGATAAGGAAAAAGCTTATCATTTAAAAAGCTTGTTCATGTCACTGATTGTTGCGTTTACTATGAGTTTTATTTCTGTTGTTTCAGGACACCATTCTGCTCAAATTCTGCATGAACATTCTCCTGAGAAATTAGCCGCTGCAGAAGGTTTATTTGATACACAGCGATATGCACCACTAGCAATCGGTGGATTCACGGATCCCAAAACAGAAGAAGTGAAATATGGCATCGAAATCCCATGGGCACTCAGCTGGTTAGCTGGAGGAAGATTTGATACAGAAGTTAAAGGTCTTTACGAATTTCCTCGTGAGACATGGCCACCTTATTATGTTCATACATTATTTAACTTGATGGTCGGAATCGGAACCTTGTTACTAGGACTCGCTGGGATCGTTTTGCTTTACTGGTGGTTCTTAATTAAGAAAAAGAACAAAGCATTTCCGAAATGGATGCTATGGAGCTTAGTCTTATCAGGACCATTATCAATGCTCGGAATTGAATTTGGCTGGGTGTTCAGCTGCAGCGGCAGACAGCCATGGACCATTTACAGAGTTCAAACGACCGCAGAAGCTGCTACTAAAAACGAAAATCTCGGAATGCTCTTCCTGCTATTTTTACTTTTGTATGCAGTTCTGAGTGTTTTAACGATTCTAATATTAACGGCTTATTTTAAAAGAAATCCTGTATCAAAAGATATGGATAAAGTTTATGGTTAG
- a CDS encoding dUTP diphosphatase translates to MNIQRLFSMQKELNNRIVKEHQLNNEDLYEKRRLAFLVELGELANETRCFKYWSTKSPSLKETILEEYVDGLHFVLSIGIDLEITDIQLPDEVKLQTKMDNIELTDVFLSLYQAGSKKLSINEFVLFFEDFMGLGSKLKFSYEEIEAAYLEKNLVNHERQNSGY, encoded by the coding sequence GTGAACATTCAAAGACTGTTTTCAATGCAAAAGGAACTAAATAACCGGATTGTTAAAGAACATCAACTTAACAATGAAGATTTATATGAAAAAAGACGATTAGCATTCCTTGTTGAACTGGGAGAGCTTGCAAATGAAACAAGATGTTTTAAGTATTGGAGTACAAAATCGCCATCTCTAAAAGAGACCATTTTAGAAGAATATGTTGATGGCTTGCATTTTGTATTATCAATAGGGATTGATTTGGAAATTACTGATATTCAGCTGCCAGATGAGGTAAAACTGCAAACAAAAATGGACAATATAGAATTGACGGACGTTTTTTTATCTTTATATCAAGCGGGATCCAAAAAGCTGTCTATAAATGAGTTTGTATTATTTTTTGAGGATTTCATGGGGCTAGGTTCAAAGCTTAAGTTTAGTTATGAGGAGATTGAAGCGGCATACCTTGAAAAAAATCTTGTAAATCATGAGCGTCAAAATTCTGGATATTAA
- the pheT gene encoding phenylalanine--tRNA ligase subunit beta produces MLVSYNWLKEYVNVEISPADLADKITKSGIEVEVVEALNKGVSGVVVGHVLECIQHPNADKLRVCKVDIGQEEVSQIVCGAPNVAEGQRVAVAVPGAVLPGNFKIKKAKLRGEESLGMICSLQELGIDTKLVAKEYSSGIFVMPSDAVPGSDALEYLNLHDHVLELGLTPNRADCLNMLGVAYEVAAILNQEVKTPSQSITNSENKAEDFISVSIESYEDNPYYGAMIIRDVKIGPSPIWMQNRLMASGIRPINNVVDITNFVLLEYGQPLHAFDYNRLGSEEIVVRRAKSEETIQTLDNQNRTLKDTHLVITNGKEPIAVAGVMGGATSEVQADTTNILLEAAYFASSRVRTASKDLGLRSEASSRYEKGIDRNRVFAAAMRAASLMSEIAGGKVAEGIVEAGKREVSTYSVKMSVSRMNNLLGTLITVEQTAAIFDRLGFSYKTDNDEFDVIIPSRRPDITIEADLIEEVGRIYGYDRIPTTFLLTEARPGGLSESQAKRRNIRKYFEGAGLFQAVTYALTTPDKSRKFSFSGQKVYPISVAHPMSEERSTLRMSLLPQLLEVVQYNRNRSMEDLAVYEMGSVFVNRQESLTELPEEYVFVSGAITGLFNEHLWQGEKRASDFFLLKGILEGLMTELNLSERITYEAGQIENMHPGRTAVVKLDGIPVGFLGQLHPAIQKELDMKDTFVFELNASILIDAKTDQTVYQTLPRYPSITRDIALVVDKELPSGDLFTVIQAAGGELLKEVNLFDLYEGERMEEGKKSLAFSLKYFDPERTLTDEEVVAAHDRVLKSLEERFGAQLRK; encoded by the coding sequence TTGTTAGTATCTTATAACTGGCTAAAAGAATATGTAAATGTAGAAATTAGTCCTGCAGATTTAGCAGATAAAATAACGAAAAGCGGTATTGAAGTTGAAGTTGTTGAAGCATTAAACAAAGGGGTTAGCGGAGTTGTTGTAGGGCATGTCCTTGAATGCATTCAGCATCCAAATGCTGATAAACTGAGAGTATGCAAAGTGGATATCGGACAAGAAGAAGTTTCACAAATCGTTTGTGGAGCACCAAACGTTGCTGAAGGACAAAGAGTTGCAGTAGCTGTTCCTGGTGCTGTTCTTCCAGGAAACTTTAAAATTAAAAAAGCAAAGCTGCGTGGGGAAGAGTCATTAGGTATGATCTGCTCTCTGCAGGAATTGGGTATCGACACAAAACTTGTAGCAAAAGAATATTCCAGTGGAATCTTTGTAATGCCGTCTGATGCTGTACCTGGAAGTGATGCGCTCGAATATTTAAATCTTCATGACCATGTTCTAGAGCTTGGACTAACACCGAATCGAGCGGATTGTTTAAATATGTTGGGTGTAGCCTATGAAGTGGCAGCTATTTTAAATCAAGAAGTGAAAACACCTAGTCAATCAATAACAAATTCTGAAAATAAGGCTGAAGATTTTATTTCAGTCAGTATCGAATCGTATGAAGATAATCCTTATTACGGAGCGATGATTATTCGTGATGTAAAAATCGGTCCTTCTCCGATATGGATGCAAAATCGTCTGATGGCTTCAGGAATACGTCCAATTAATAACGTTGTGGATATTACGAACTTTGTCCTGCTAGAATATGGTCAGCCATTGCATGCATTTGATTATAACCGTCTAGGTTCTGAAGAAATCGTTGTACGCCGTGCAAAATCAGAGGAAACGATTCAAACGCTGGATAATCAGAATCGAACATTAAAAGATACACATCTTGTTATAACAAATGGTAAAGAACCGATCGCAGTTGCTGGTGTTATGGGCGGTGCAACAAGTGAAGTTCAAGCTGATACAACAAACATCTTGTTAGAAGCAGCTTATTTTGCTTCTAGCCGTGTAAGAACAGCGTCGAAAGATCTTGGGTTAAGAAGTGAAGCGAGCTCTAGATATGAAAAAGGAATTGATCGAAACCGTGTATTTGCAGCTGCGATGAGAGCAGCAAGCTTAATGTCTGAAATTGCTGGCGGAAAAGTAGCAGAGGGAATTGTTGAAGCAGGGAAGCGTGAAGTAAGTACGTACTCTGTAAAAATGTCTGTTTCTAGAATGAATAACTTGCTTGGTACGTTGATTACAGTAGAACAAACTGCAGCGATTTTTGATCGATTAGGTTTCTCTTATAAAACAGACAACGATGAATTTGATGTAATTATTCCTTCAAGAAGACCTGATATTACGATAGAAGCAGATTTAATCGAAGAAGTTGGAAGAATTTACGGTTATGATCGTATTCCTACGACTTTCCTTTTAACTGAAGCACGTCCAGGCGGATTATCTGAAAGTCAGGCTAAAAGACGTAATATCCGTAAATATTTTGAAGGGGCAGGTTTATTCCAAGCGGTAACTTATGCTTTAACAACTCCTGATAAATCAAGAAAGTTTTCATTTAGCGGACAAAAAGTTTATCCGATTTCTGTTGCTCATCCAATGAGTGAAGAACGCAGTACATTGCGAATGAGTTTGTTACCTCAGCTCCTCGAAGTGGTTCAATATAACCGCAATCGTTCGATGGAAGATCTTGCAGTTTATGAAATGGGCTCAGTTTTTGTTAATCGCCAAGAATCGTTAACAGAGTTGCCTGAAGAGTATGTATTTGTTTCGGGTGCGATTACTGGGTTGTTTAATGAACATTTATGGCAAGGTGAGAAAAGAGCATCCGATTTCTTCTTACTGAAGGGAATTCTAGAAGGATTAATGACCGAGTTGAATCTTTCTGAGCGTATCACATATGAAGCAGGTCAAATTGAAAATATGCATCCTGGACGAACAGCAGTTGTAAAACTTGATGGTATTCCAGTTGGATTCTTAGGACAGCTGCATCCAGCAATTCAAAAAGAATTGGATATGAAAGATACGTTTGTGTTTGAACTGAATGCCTCTATTTTAATTGATGCAAAGACAGATCAAACCGTTTATCAAACATTGCCGCGCTATCCTTCTATTACACGTGACATAGCATTAGTAGTAGATAAAGAGCTGCCATCAGGTGATCTATTTACCGTAATCCAAGCAGCTGGCGGTGAATTGTTAAAAGAAGTAAATCTTTTTGATTTATATGAAGGTGAAAGAATGGAAGAAGGGAAAAAATCCCTTGCTTTCTCTCTAAAATACTTTGATCCAGAACGTACATTAACTGATGAAGAAGTTGTTGCAGCGCATGATCGTGTTCTTAAAAGCTTAGAGGAACGATTCGGTGCTCAGTTAAGAAAATAA
- a CDS encoding YtxH domain-containing protein, protein MSESVTGHTGYQNEQNSMLLKGIIIGGLVGGALALIDRNTRSKVKHTAVGLKDTSSKMLTEVKENPNEVKDQMISQFKNASNTLKEAIEEAQDLYQRVNSTFGNINVLKEVSSEAISTFKEAKGDLSNISTKVKEAGGELAGNSINTNDPEHEDNSLKHYNTGTSLKSDQEAVAAGYTSQSNYGSHN, encoded by the coding sequence ATGAGTGAATCTGTAACTGGACATACAGGATATCAAAATGAGCAAAACAGCATGCTGCTAAAAGGAATTATTATTGGTGGCCTTGTTGGAGGAGCCTTAGCTTTGATCGATCGTAACACGAGATCTAAAGTGAAACATACAGCAGTTGGATTGAAGGATACTTCGAGTAAGATGTTAACGGAAGTCAAGGAAAATCCAAATGAGGTTAAAGATCAGATGATTAGCCAGTTCAAAAATGCCTCCAACACATTAAAAGAAGCAATTGAAGAAGCTCAGGACCTTTACCAGCGGGTGAACAGCACTTTTGGAAATATCAATGTGCTAAAAGAAGTTTCTAGTGAGGCAATATCAACTTTTAAGGAAGCAAAAGGCGACCTTAGCAATATCAGTACAAAAGTTAAAGAAGCAGGAGGAGAACTTGCGGGAAATTCTATTAATACAAATGATCCAGAACATGAAGATAACAGTTTGAAGCATTATAACACTGGCACTTCTTTGAAAAGTGATCAAGAGGCAGTTGCTGCCGGCTATACTTCTCAAAGTAATTACGGCAGCCACAACTAA
- a CDS encoding VTT domain-containing protein, producing MLKDTSMFIEVLKFSGIFAPCVFIMLQAFRQFLFLPVGLICLTGGLLFGAVAGTLYSVIGITLSSVLFYWGMKGMPKLMGKIKKLQKKWIGKRMPFSVGQIAILKMVPFMHFHLLSLCLIDISSNFKEYTKASIISNIPLAVIYSSFGSVILSLSLITSVVLLIALSVLFYLLRRKELIIKWSDFFEEENKSETKSMSA from the coding sequence GTGTTAAAGGATACAAGTATGTTTATAGAAGTTTTGAAGTTTAGCGGAATATTTGCCCCTTGTGTTTTTATTATGCTTCAGGCATTCAGGCAATTTTTATTTTTACCGGTAGGTTTAATCTGTTTAACGGGAGGATTATTATTCGGAGCAGTTGCCGGTACACTTTATTCAGTCATTGGAATTACGCTATCTAGTGTTCTATTTTATTGGGGTATGAAGGGTATGCCAAAGCTGATGGGGAAAATAAAGAAACTTCAAAAGAAATGGATCGGTAAAAGAATGCCCTTTTCAGTTGGACAGATTGCAATACTAAAAATGGTTCCTTTTATGCACTTTCATCTGTTAAGTCTTTGTTTAATTGATATTTCATCAAATTTTAAAGAATATACAAAAGCGAGCATCATTTCAAATATTCCTTTAGCTGTCATTTATTCGTCTTTTGGATCAGTCATACTGTCTCTCTCTCTAATAACCTCGGTCGTGCTGCTGATAGCCTTATCTGTTCTTTTTTATCTATTAAGAAGAAAAGAACTGATTATTAAGTGGAGCGATTTTTTTGAGGAAGAAAATAAATCAGAAACCAAAAGCATGTCTGCTTAA
- the pheS gene encoding phenylalanine--tRNA ligase subunit alpha → MKERLEALKLEAIGKIQESHDLKDLQAVKISYLGKKGPITEVLKGMGKLSAEERPVIGAYANEVRDSIQLEIDKKQATLEEAAISEKLAKEMLDVTLPGRPVKHGNAHPLTSVVTEIEDLFLSMGFTIAEGPEVETDYYNFEALNLPKNHPARDMQDSFFITEDILLRTQTSPVQARTMEMHEGTGPVKIISPGKVYRRDNDDATHSHQFMQIEGLVVDRNVRLSDLKGVLETFAKKMFGEDRKIRLRPSFFPFTEPSVEMDISCFKCSGKGCSICKQTGWIEILGAGMVHPNVLEMAGFDSKEYTGFAFGMGPERIAMLKYGIDDIRHFYANDIRFLKQFKNV, encoded by the coding sequence GTGAAAGAACGTTTAGAAGCCTTAAAATTGGAAGCAATCGGAAAAATACAAGAAAGCCATGATCTTAAAGACCTGCAAGCTGTTAAAATATCTTACTTAGGGAAAAAAGGTCCCATTACTGAAGTGTTAAAAGGAATGGGGAAATTATCAGCAGAAGAAAGACCTGTTATTGGGGCTTATGCAAATGAAGTAAGAGACAGTATTCAGCTTGAAATAGATAAAAAGCAAGCCACTCTAGAAGAAGCTGCGATTTCCGAAAAATTAGCGAAAGAAATGCTGGATGTAACATTGCCTGGAAGACCGGTGAAACATGGGAATGCTCATCCCCTTACATCAGTAGTTACTGAAATTGAAGATTTATTTTTAAGCATGGGCTTTACGATTGCAGAAGGTCCTGAAGTAGAAACAGATTACTATAACTTTGAGGCGCTTAATTTACCGAAAAACCATCCTGCCCGTGATATGCAAGATTCGTTCTTCATTACAGAAGATATCTTGCTTCGAACACAAACATCACCTGTGCAGGCGAGAACAATGGAAATGCACGAAGGAACAGGACCGGTAAAAATTATTTCTCCTGGTAAAGTGTATCGACGTGATAATGATGATGCGACACATTCTCATCAATTTATGCAAATTGAAGGTTTAGTCGTTGACCGTAATGTTCGTCTTAGCGACTTAAAAGGAGTTCTAGAAACATTTGCTAAGAAAATGTTTGGTGAAGATCGCAAAATCAGATTACGCCCAAGCTTTTTCCCTTTTACAGAGCCGTCCGTTGAAATGGATATTTCTTGCTTTAAGTGCAGTGGAAAAGGCTGTTCAATTTGTAAGCAAACAGGCTGGATTGAAATTTTAGGAGCAGGTATGGTACATCCAAACGTCCTTGAAATGGCAGGTTTCGATTCTAAAGAATATACAGGCTTTGCATTTGGTATGGGTCCAGAGCGTATCGCGATGCTTAAGTACGGAATAGATGATATCCGTCATTTTTATGCGAATGATATCCGGTTCTTAAAACAATTCAAAAATGTGTAA
- the sspI gene encoding small acid-soluble spore protein SspI: protein MNLDLRKAVLHNVTGNNKEQLQDTIVDAIESGEEKMLPGLGVLFEVIWKNSDEQKKEEILTTLSNGLK from the coding sequence ATGAATCTTGATTTAAGAAAAGCAGTATTGCATAACGTTACAGGAAATAATAAAGAACAGCTGCAGGATACAATTGTAGATGCGATCGAAAGCGGAGAAGAAAAAATGCTACCTGGTCTTGGTGTCCTTTTTGAAGTAATCTGGAAAAATTCAGACGAGCAAAAAAAAGAAGAAATCTTAACCACTTTATCTAATGGTTTAAAATAA
- a CDS encoding cytochrome d ubiquinol oxidase subunit II codes for MSEEVIAILIMWTFIFIYSIFGSIDFGSGFWAMVYNNHETMAGKVANRFLSPTWELTNTFLVLLVVAFVGFFPKGAYTLGTVMLVPVSLILFFLAIRSAFMVFSYSVQGYRKTMFMISGVSGVLIPSLLIAVLPISQGGFIAGDVSNQTLLLGKLFSSPTLYLYVLFGLTSELYLSSLFLADYSRVSSNEEAYKLYRGNVILLGPLTLIAALFTLMFMPPESSWLVDNLREQKIWFILSLAAFLIAYVSLWWPKQNRPGIGRPRFTLLLTVTQYGLASYGYGMAHLPYIVYPDLTIYEAFTATSTFYSLLVMYVVGLAILTPGFYIFWRLFLKDKRYLQQD; via the coding sequence ATGAGCGAAGAAGTAATTGCGATATTAATCATGTGGACCTTTATTTTTATCTATAGTATTTTTGGTTCTATTGATTTCGGGTCAGGTTTTTGGGCGATGGTATACAATAATCATGAAACAATGGCCGGTAAGGTTGCAAATCGATTTCTCTCCCCTACATGGGAGTTAACAAATACTTTCCTCGTTCTTCTTGTGGTTGCATTTGTCGGTTTCTTTCCAAAAGGTGCTTATACACTCGGAACAGTAATGCTCGTTCCTGTTTCGCTCATCCTGTTTTTCTTGGCTATACGTAGTGCTTTTATGGTTTTCTCCTATTCAGTTCAAGGCTATCGCAAGACGATGTTTATGATCTCAGGCGTATCAGGGGTATTGATACCCTCATTGCTCATCGCCGTTTTGCCCATCTCACAAGGCGGTTTTATTGCAGGAGATGTCTCCAATCAAACCTTGCTGCTAGGAAAATTATTTTCTAGCCCCACTCTGTATCTTTATGTCTTGTTTGGTCTGACTTCTGAATTATACTTGTCATCACTTTTTTTAGCTGACTACTCACGAGTATCCAGTAATGAAGAGGCATACAAGCTTTATCGAGGCAATGTTATTTTGCTTGGGCCTCTCACATTAATAGCTGCTCTATTCACTTTAATGTTTATGCCACCAGAATCATCTTGGCTGGTTGATAACTTAAGAGAACAAAAAATATGGTTTATTTTATCCTTAGCAGCCTTTTTGATAGCATATGTATCTCTTTGGTGGCCAAAACAAAACCGCCCAGGTATTGGACGGCCGCGATTTACTCTGCTATTAACCGTAACACAATACGGTCTTGCTAGTTATGGCTATGGAATGGCACATCTGCCATATATCGTTTATCCAGATTTAACGATTTATGAGGCTTTTACTGCAACAAGTACCTTCTATTCTTTATTGGTTATGTATGTAGTCGGCCTCGCAATTTTAACTCCAGGTTTTTATATTTTCTGGAGGCTCTTTTTAAAAGACAAACGATATTTACAGCAAGATTAA
- a CDS encoding DUF1294 domain-containing protein, whose amino-acid sequence MLIFYLIVLNVAAYFVMKKDKTSAQKGEWRTPEARLWLLAFLGGAPGMWLAMKKFRHKTKHHTFKYGLPFLSLVITVFAGWFS is encoded by the coding sequence TTGTTAATCTTTTATTTAATCGTTTTAAATGTCGCTGCTTATTTCGTAATGAAAAAGGATAAAACATCTGCCCAAAAAGGGGAATGGCGAACTCCAGAAGCACGTCTTTGGTTACTTGCGTTCTTAGGTGGAGCACCTGGAATGTGGCTTGCGATGAAAAAGTTCAGACATAAAACAAAGCACCATACTTTTAAATATGGATTGCCTTTTTTAAGTCTCGTTATAACGGTCTTTGCAGGCTGGTTTTCATAA
- the rnhC gene encoding ribonuclease HIII encodes MAHVVKKMTNSEILAMKNELSSSIQDKTPPGAIFTAKITECTITAYQSGKVLFQGKRAEEASQNYAGKLAPSKEKKTASKPVHGYAPPPNIAALSIIGSDEVGTGDYFGPMTVVAAYVSSEQLELVKELGVKDSKNLNDKQIVQIAKELIHTIPYSLLVLPNEKYNALQQKGMTQGKIKAILHNRALQNVKEKIEGKKLDGILIDQFCEPGVYFNYLKNEQNLLKEGLYFSTKGESIHLSVAAASILARYSFLKEMDELGSQFNTVLPKGAGTHVDVKAAELIEKHGEKILNTLTKKHFANTQKALNLLKKKRL; translated from the coding sequence ATGGCTCATGTAGTTAAAAAGATGACGAATAGTGAGATTTTAGCCATGAAGAATGAGCTATCATCTTCTATACAAGATAAGACGCCTCCTGGTGCAATTTTTACTGCGAAGATAACCGAATGTACGATTACTGCCTATCAATCTGGAAAAGTTCTATTTCAAGGAAAACGCGCTGAAGAAGCCTCACAAAATTATGCCGGGAAGCTCGCACCATCGAAAGAAAAAAAGACGGCATCTAAACCCGTGCACGGATATGCACCGCCTCCGAATATAGCAGCATTATCGATAATAGGAAGTGATGAAGTAGGAACTGGCGATTATTTTGGACCAATGACAGTTGTTGCTGCTTATGTATCTTCTGAACAGCTGGAGCTCGTAAAAGAATTGGGAGTAAAAGATTCAAAAAATCTAAATGACAAACAAATTGTGCAGATTGCAAAGGAGCTTATTCATACAATTCCATATAGTTTACTAGTGCTTCCGAACGAGAAATACAATGCACTACAGCAAAAAGGCATGACGCAAGGAAAAATTAAAGCAATTCTTCATAATCGTGCTCTCCAAAATGTAAAAGAAAAAATCGAAGGTAAGAAGCTAGATGGAATCTTGATTGATCAATTTTGTGAACCAGGGGTTTATTTTAACTATTTGAAGAATGAACAAAACTTGTTAAAAGAAGGATTATATTTTTCAACAAAAGGGGAATCCATTCATCTATCCGTAGCTGCAGCATCCATTTTAGCCAGATATAGTTTTTTAAAAGAAATGGATGAACTCGGTTCTCAATTTAATACGGTTCTTCCTAAAGGCGCTGGCACGCATGTAGACGTTAAAGCTGCTGAATTAATTGAAAAGCATGGTGAAAAAATTTTAAATACTCTTACAAAAAAGCATTTTGCAAACACGCAAAAAGCACTGAATCTGTTAAAGAAAAAGAGACTTTAG
- a CDS encoding RNA methyltransferase, with the protein MKYIESESNPSIKQWKKLHTKKEREKTGTFLLEGPHLVEEAISSGAKLVHIIIEENFEIQEDWLKEKFILWSVSSKLMKMLSETEKPQGIIAVCEMQPEPDELLKENGRYLFVDGVQDPGNLGTIIRTADSAGLNGVILGEGTADLYNGKTVRSTQGSLFHLPIVKRDLQTALYECKSLNIPVYSTSLQNAVDMREVPESDGFALIVGNEGAGVQQSLQNESTMNVKIPIFGKAESLNVSVATGILLYELQRKR; encoded by the coding sequence ATGAAGTACATTGAATCCGAATCAAATCCATCCATTAAACAGTGGAAAAAATTACATACTAAAAAAGAGAGGGAGAAAACAGGGACATTTTTATTGGAAGGACCCCATCTTGTAGAGGAAGCCATATCTTCTGGAGCAAAGTTAGTGCATATTATTATTGAAGAGAACTTTGAAATACAAGAAGATTGGTTAAAAGAAAAATTTATTTTATGGTCAGTTTCTTCAAAATTAATGAAAATGCTATCTGAAACAGAGAAACCTCAAGGGATTATTGCTGTTTGTGAAATGCAGCCAGAACCTGATGAATTGTTAAAAGAAAATGGTCGTTATTTATTTGTTGATGGCGTCCAAGATCCAGGTAATCTTGGGACAATTATTCGCACCGCAGATAGTGCTGGTTTGAATGGTGTTATTTTGGGTGAAGGTACCGCCGATCTTTATAATGGGAAAACAGTTCGTTCTACACAAGGGTCTCTCTTTCATTTGCCAATTGTAAAAAGAGATCTCCAAACCGCTTTATATGAATGTAAATCGTTAAATATTCCAGTGTATTCGACATCACTCCAAAATGCGGTTGATATGAGAGAAGTTCCAGAGTCGGATGGATTTGCTTTAATTGTAGGTAATGAGGGTGCAGGTGTTCAGCAATCACTGCAGAATGAATCAACGATGAATGTCAAAATACCGATTTTCGGTAAGGCCGAATCTTTGAACGTCTCAGTAGCTACAGGTATTCTTCTTTATGAACTTCAACGTAAAAGATAA